Proteins from a genomic interval of Heteronotia binoei isolate CCM8104 ecotype False Entrance Well chromosome 7, APGP_CSIRO_Hbin_v1, whole genome shotgun sequence:
- the MRS2 gene encoding magnesium transporter MRS2 homolog, mitochondrial has product MDCAWMLSRGLRPRKLCSYCVGVSCSRRYRLVKGDGSLRFLAASASAPGWALCKPRKCRSQWPGGQSLLRASDLSQHLTTEVSQATLASVAPVFSVMKFDKNGNISSYERKKTELYQELGLQARDLRFQHQVSISPRNNTIIIRMEFLKAVITPEFLLILDYRNINMEKWLLQELASQLAGEGQLVTYSLPFEFRAIEAILQYWISSLHERLSSLQPQIIETLNALVDPKLLSVDRSKVHVLLQNGKSLSELETDIKVFKETILEILDEEELIEELCLSKWTDPQVFEESASGIDHAEEMELLLENYYRQAEDLANETRELRVLIDDSESIIFINLDSHRNIMMRLNLQLTMGTFSLSLFGLIGVAFGMNLESSFEEDKGVFWLVTGIMFLGSGLIWRRLLSFLGRHLEPSAPPSIPALLKKTHLTNGKVEFKNDFKTESLGSSRSTVTTQ; this is encoded by the exons ATGGATTGCGCCTGGATGCTAAGTCGAGGACTGAGGCCCAGGAAGCTGTGCAGTTACTGTGTCGGAGTCTCCTGCAGCCGTCGCTACCGCTTGGTCAAAGGGGATGGCTCGCTCCGCTTTCTGGCTGCCTCGGCGAGCGCGCCTGGCTGGGCTCTTTGCAAGCCCAGGAAATGCCGGTCGCAGTGGCCCGGCGGACAGAGCTTGCTCCGCGCAA GTGATCTCTCTCAGCATTTGACTACAGAGGTATCCCAAGCCACTTTAGCCAGTGTGGCTCCCGTGTTTTCTGTG aTGAAATTTGACAAAAATGGCAACATAAGCTCATATG aaagaaagaaaacagaattgTACCAGGAGCTAGGTCTTCAAGCACGAGATCTACGGTTTCAGCATCAAGTGAGCATATCACCCAGGAACAACACGATTATCATTCGAATGGAG TTTTTGAAGGCAGTGATAACTCCAGAATTTCTTCTGATCTTAGACTATCGCAATATAAACATGGAAAAATGGCTACTACAAGAACTGGCTTCTCAATTAGCTGGGGAAGGCCAGCTAGTAACATATTCTTTACCTTTTGAATTCAGAGCAATAGAAGCAATACTTCAATATTGG ATCAGCAGTCTACACGAGAGACTTAGCAGCCTGCAGCCGCAGATTATTGAGACGCTGAATGCTTTAGTGGACCCCAAGCTTCTGTCTGTCGATCGGAGTAAAGTTCATGTTCTGTTGCAGAATGGGAAGAG TTTGTCAGAGTTAGAAACAGATATTAAAGTATTTAAGGAAACAATATTGGAAATCCTTGATGAGGAAGAACTGATAGAAGAGCTGTGCCTGAGTAAATGGACAGACCCACAAGTATT TGAAGAGAGTGCTTCTGGAATTGACCATGCAGAGGAGATGGAGCTACTGCTGGAGAACTATTACAGGCAGGCAGAAGACCTTGCTAATGAAACTCGCGAACTCAGGGTGTTGATTGATGATTCTGAAAGTATCATCTTTATTAACTTGGACAG CCACCGTAATATAATGATGAGGCTGAACTTACAACTGACCATGGGTACTTTTTCTCTTTCGCTTTTTGGATTGATAGGCGTTGCTTTTGGAATGAACTTGGAATCCTCATTTGAAGAG GACAAAGGAGTATTCTGGTTGGTGACAGGAATTATGTTCCTGGGCAGTGGCCTAATATGGCGGCGGCTGCTGTCATTCCTGGGACGGCATCTAGAACCTTCAGCACCTCCATCT ATTCCTGCTTTGCTGAAAAAAACTCACCTAACAAATGGGAAAGTAGAATTTAAAAATGACTTCAAAACAGAATCCCTTGGGTCAAGCAGAAGCACAGTGACCACCCAGTGA